A single region of the Rhabdothermincola sediminis genome encodes:
- a CDS encoding CCA tRNA nucleotidyltransferase, with protein sequence MIPDRLRPVLDQARPFADRFTAAGFRLYLVGGIVRDLLVGRELGADRDIDLTTDARPEQTKQLVRDLADAVWTQGERFGTIGVKRGEWTFEITTHRAEAYVPDSRKPDVRFADAVESDLSRRDFTVNAMALALPEPELIDPFDGAADLAASRLRTPLSPEESFADDPLRMLRAARFIAGYGLRPVPELTAAVERMHHRLAIVSAERIRDELDKLLVVADPSPGLWFLVDTGLMEEFLPEVPAMRLEQDPIHRHKDVLTHTIAVVAKTSPRRLVRLAALFHDVGKPRTRAYGENGVSFHHHEVVGARMTRHRMRELRYSNEDVEAVSRLVYLHLRFHTYKMGWTDSAVRRFVRDAGPLLDELIELTRCDCTTRNERKARALAARMDELERRIEELSAKEELASIRPDLDGREVMAHLSIEPGPLVGRALEHLLELRLEQGPLGREEAFRRLDEWWATQPEAAHTPPPLGDQHEG encoded by the coding sequence GTGATCCCGGACCGGCTGCGACCCGTGCTCGACCAGGCGCGACCTTTCGCTGATCGTTTCACCGCGGCCGGGTTCCGGCTCTACCTCGTAGGTGGGATCGTGCGTGACCTGCTCGTCGGTCGCGAGCTGGGCGCCGATCGTGACATCGACCTCACCACCGACGCCCGCCCCGAACAGACCAAGCAGCTCGTGCGTGATCTGGCCGACGCGGTGTGGACCCAGGGGGAGCGCTTCGGGACGATCGGCGTCAAGCGTGGGGAATGGACCTTCGAGATCACCACCCATCGCGCCGAGGCTTACGTGCCGGATTCCCGTAAGCCCGACGTGCGGTTCGCGGATGCGGTCGAGAGCGACCTGTCGCGCCGTGACTTCACGGTGAACGCGATGGCGCTCGCGCTGCCTGAGCCGGAGCTGATCGATCCCTTCGACGGGGCGGCCGACTTGGCGGCGTCGCGACTGCGGACGCCTCTGTCACCGGAGGAGTCCTTCGCCGACGACCCACTGCGGATGTTGCGGGCGGCGCGTTTCATCGCCGGGTACGGGCTGCGCCCGGTTCCCGAGTTGACGGCGGCGGTAGAGCGGATGCACCACCGGTTGGCGATCGTCTCCGCGGAGCGGATTCGGGACGAGCTCGACAAGCTGCTGGTCGTTGCGGACCCGTCACCTGGTCTGTGGTTCCTCGTGGACACGGGGCTGATGGAGGAGTTCCTGCCCGAGGTTCCCGCCATGCGCTTGGAGCAAGATCCGATCCACCGCCACAAGGACGTGTTGACCCACACCATCGCGGTGGTGGCCAAGACCTCTCCTCGCCGGCTGGTTCGCCTCGCAGCCCTGTTCCACGACGTCGGCAAGCCCCGGACGCGGGCCTACGGCGAGAACGGCGTGTCCTTCCATCATCACGAGGTGGTGGGCGCCCGGATGACCCGACACCGCATGCGTGAGCTGCGGTACTCCAACGAGGACGTCGAGGCCGTGAGCCGGCTCGTGTACCTGCACCTCCGGTTCCACACGTACAAGATGGGCTGGACGGACAGTGCGGTGCGCCGCTTCGTTCGCGATGCCGGGCCATTGCTCGACGAGCTGATCGAGCTCACGCGCTGTGACTGCACGACCCGCAACGAGCGCAAGGCCCGGGCCCTCGCCGCTCGCATGGACGAGCTCGAGCGGCGTATCGAGGAACTGTCCGCGAAGGAGGAGCTCGCCTCGATCCGGCCGGACCTTGATGGTCGGGAGGTGATGGCTCATCTGAGCATCGAACCGGGACCCCTCGTGGGTCGGGCGCTGGAGCACCTTCTGGAGCTGCGGCTGGAGCAGGGGCCGCTCGGGCGGGAGGAGGCCTTCCGCCGGCTGGACGAGTGGTGGGCAACGCAGCCAGAGGCTGCGCATACGCCGCCGCCGCTTGGCGATCAGCACGAAGGGTGA
- a CDS encoding histone deacetylase family protein — MTVLLATHPLFEKHDPGRWHPERAERLAAVAQGIEEAGITEAVAPFEPRPAPEAAIERVHPGRYLRALQELSIMGGGRIDADTAVSEGSYEAALLAAGAGLDAIERLDAGEAEVAFCAVRPPGHHATPTRPMGFCLVNNVAVAAAALADRGERVLIVDYDAHHGNGTQDAFYDDPRVLYVSFHEYPLYPGTGSLEETGRGEGAGMTINVPLPAGATGDVYRLAFDVLVAPVVDHWHPTWLIVSAGYDAHRADPLTGLGLRAGDFADLTAQLCELVPAGRRLLILEGGYDLAALGLSVGASLARLVEVDYRPEPATSGGAGRAVVEAVRRIRDEAGWP; from the coding sequence GTGACCGTCCTGCTGGCCACCCATCCCTTGTTCGAGAAGCACGATCCTGGTCGTTGGCACCCGGAACGAGCCGAGCGGCTGGCGGCGGTGGCGCAGGGCATCGAGGAAGCCGGGATCACCGAAGCCGTCGCACCGTTCGAGCCACGCCCCGCTCCGGAAGCGGCGATCGAACGGGTACATCCCGGTCGCTACCTGCGAGCGCTGCAGGAGCTGTCGATCATGGGGGGCGGCCGGATCGACGCCGACACCGCGGTCTCCGAGGGCTCGTACGAGGCCGCGCTCCTCGCGGCCGGTGCCGGGTTGGATGCCATCGAGCGCCTCGATGCGGGCGAGGCCGAGGTGGCGTTCTGCGCGGTACGCCCGCCTGGCCACCACGCGACGCCCACCCGCCCCATGGGTTTCTGTCTGGTCAACAACGTGGCCGTGGCGGCAGCCGCGCTCGCCGACCGTGGTGAGCGGGTGCTGATCGTCGACTACGACGCGCACCACGGCAACGGCACGCAGGACGCGTTCTACGACGACCCCCGGGTGCTGTACGTCTCGTTCCACGAGTACCCGCTCTACCCGGGTACCGGCTCTCTGGAGGAGACGGGGCGCGGTGAAGGGGCAGGGATGACGATCAACGTGCCGCTCCCCGCTGGCGCGACGGGAGATGTCTACCGACTCGCGTTCGACGTGCTCGTCGCTCCGGTGGTCGACCACTGGCATCCCACCTGGTTGATCGTGTCTGCTGGCTACGACGCCCATCGCGCCGACCCGCTGACCGGGCTCGGTCTGCGCGCCGGGGACTTCGCTGATCTCACGGCCCAGCTCTGCGAGCTGGTGCCCGCGGGCCGGCGGTTGCTGATCCTCGAGGGAGGCTACGACCTCGCAGCGCTGGGCCTCTCGGTGGGCGCGTCGTTGGCTCGGCTGGTCGAGGTCGACTACCGGCCTGAACCGGCGACCTCCGGCGGTGCGGGACGGGCGGTGGTCGAGGCGGTCCGGCGGATCCGCGACGAGGCCGGCTGGCCCTGA
- a CDS encoding GNAT family N-acetyltransferase, giving the protein MDLLHRGSERLRITPWRGDPSVAQLTPTAGMVPTARAIRRSLDALAAEGYRSVLTSALTLDEQYPFLEAGFGVHERLHLLRHDLRDLPDGPLPPGTRLRRGRRRDRTPVLMVDGAAFQPFWRFDQAGFDDARQATPSSRFRVVDAGAVAAYAITGRAGSVGYLQRLAVHPDHQRRGLGTALVADALRWARRRGSAWVLVNTQETNQDALALYLRLGFVQQPHGLAVLEHPLDRRGKRA; this is encoded by the coding sequence ATGGATCTGCTGCATCGGGGGTCCGAACGGCTCCGGATCACGCCGTGGCGCGGCGATCCGTCCGTCGCGCAACTGACCCCCACCGCGGGGATGGTTCCCACTGCGAGAGCGATCCGCCGTTCCCTCGACGCGCTCGCGGCGGAGGGCTACCGATCAGTCCTCACCTCCGCCTTGACGCTCGACGAGCAGTACCCGTTCCTCGAGGCCGGGTTCGGGGTGCACGAGCGCCTGCACCTCTTGCGCCACGATCTCCGTGACCTACCGGACGGTCCCTTGCCACCCGGGACGCGCCTGCGGCGCGGGCGCCGCCGTGATCGCACGCCGGTGCTCATGGTCGACGGTGCCGCATTCCAGCCCTTCTGGAGGTTCGACCAGGCGGGCTTCGACGACGCTCGCCAGGCAACCCCGTCATCGAGGTTCCGGGTCGTCGATGCTGGGGCGGTGGCCGCCTATGCCATCACCGGCCGGGCCGGTTCGGTGGGCTACCTGCAGCGCCTCGCCGTGCATCCCGACCATCAACGTCGCGGGCTCGGCACCGCGCTCGTCGCCGATGCCTTACGCTGGGCTCGCCGTCGAGGAAGCGCCTGGGTTCTGGTCAACACCCAGGAGACCAACCAGGACGCGCTGGCGCTCTACCTACGCCTCGGCTTCGTGCAGCAGCCCCACGGGCTGGCTGTGCTCGAGCACCCGCTCGATCGGCGCGGGAAGCGTGCATGA
- a CDS encoding DUF6049 family protein: MTPSTGRTCRPRLRSTPLLVTLATIFASLGLATVRPLAGAGAIPELAGPARLELVDQTAWVAPEGTFELRLRILDPPPEARLAVTVHPAVSSRARFEQSIRGQNLGAPLRPGPPAWPLDALAAGADTYRVAVPVSTLATPPFGVRLSSPGVYPVSVAITDRDGGPVTQLVTHLVRLPASGSAGVPLAVSIIAPLEAGSPLRPDGSVRLSRDDRERLGSTIAALATTVDVPLTLAPSPEVIDALAIAQQQGEPDLLGPLARSLGARQVLPRPYATIDLPAWTRGSQTDPDTDIGLTRQLATGSEVVAALLGTWPDPRTWLADHTIDDATLGRLRAAGVSQVVLPADRLDDEGGRGTTADHLAFDVRDREGGTLQAVQTDPSLAERLLATSDPVLNAHLVLADLAVLALERPSQSRGAVFSPPGSFAIPRASWDALLQGLSHRSPPGADPLVSPVTLDDLFRAVDIATTGRAGTRSPLVRELAAAFSEGDVSTLAADSAAMWSRIDSFASMLEPPTPVEPGAAGSGSDQGVVAPSVARELVWPMRRLVLAAGAADLDEPERDAFLTAADVAVQARLAAITLPGPQQITLTERTSRVPLTFENQLDHAVTVEVALQSEKLEFPGGDLQVLTLPPKETTRYEITVETRSSGAFPMEVTIRSPDRGLVLGATRFSVRSTAISGIGLLLSAVAGAFLLLWWARHFRDVRRSRRLVSPNHPASRPVSSPRSPSPTAGSATLPRSVGAEGAASGGDHARSPDRH, translated from the coding sequence ATGACGCCTTCGACCGGCCGAACCTGCCGGCCACGGCTCCGCTCGACCCCACTGCTGGTCACCCTGGCCACAATCTTCGCCTCGCTCGGCCTGGCGACCGTCAGACCGCTCGCAGGGGCAGGAGCCATACCTGAGCTTGCCGGCCCGGCCCGCCTCGAGCTGGTCGATCAGACGGCTTGGGTGGCGCCGGAAGGCACGTTCGAGCTCCGCCTCCGCATCCTCGATCCACCGCCCGAGGCGCGGCTCGCGGTCACGGTCCACCCCGCGGTGTCGTCACGCGCTCGCTTCGAGCAGTCCATCCGGGGGCAGAACCTCGGCGCACCGCTGCGGCCGGGCCCACCGGCCTGGCCTCTCGACGCGCTGGCCGCAGGGGCCGACACCTACCGGGTGGCGGTGCCGGTCAGCACGCTGGCGACTCCCCCGTTCGGCGTCCGCCTCAGCTCGCCGGGGGTGTACCCCGTCAGCGTGGCGATCACCGACCGCGACGGCGGCCCGGTCACGCAGCTGGTGACCCACCTCGTGCGGCTCCCCGCGAGCGGCTCGGCAGGGGTGCCGCTGGCGGTGTCCATCATCGCCCCGCTCGAGGCGGGCTCACCGTTGCGCCCGGACGGTTCGGTCCGGCTCAGCCGCGACGACCGCGAACGCCTCGGGAGCACGATCGCCGCTCTGGCGACCACGGTCGACGTACCACTCACCCTGGCGCCGTCTCCCGAGGTGATCGACGCGCTGGCCATCGCCCAACAACAGGGGGAACCGGATCTGCTCGGTCCCCTGGCTCGCAGCCTCGGCGCCCGCCAGGTCCTGCCCCGCCCCTACGCCACCATCGACCTTCCGGCCTGGACACGCGGCTCACAGACCGACCCGGACACCGACATCGGGCTGACCCGCCAGCTGGCCACCGGCAGCGAGGTGGTCGCTGCCCTGCTCGGCACCTGGCCCGACCCGAGGACCTGGCTCGCTGACCACACGATCGACGACGCCACTCTGGGCCGCCTGAGGGCCGCCGGGGTCTCCCAGGTCGTGCTACCCGCCGACCGGCTCGACGACGAGGGCGGGCGGGGAACCACGGCGGACCATCTCGCCTTCGACGTCCGCGACCGCGAAGGTGGGACGCTGCAGGCGGTGCAGACCGATCCCAGCCTGGCGGAGCGGCTGCTCGCCACCTCCGATCCCGTCCTCAACGCCCACCTGGTGCTCGCTGACCTGGCGGTGCTCGCGCTCGAGCGCCCGTCCCAGTCGCGGGGTGCAGTCTTCTCTCCCCCCGGGAGCTTCGCGATCCCGCGTGCGAGCTGGGACGCGTTGCTCCAGGGCCTCTCTCACCGCTCCCCACCGGGAGCGGACCCCCTCGTGAGCCCGGTGACGCTCGACGACCTGTTCCGAGCGGTCGACATCGCCACCACCGGCCGAGCAGGCACCCGATCACCGCTGGTGCGCGAGCTTGCCGCCGCCTTCTCCGAAGGCGACGTCAGCACGCTGGCCGCCGACAGCGCGGCCATGTGGAGCCGGATCGACTCGTTCGCATCGATGCTCGAGCCCCCGACGCCGGTGGAGCCAGGCGCCGCGGGCTCCGGTAGCGACCAGGGCGTTGTCGCGCCGAGCGTGGCCCGAGAGCTGGTCTGGCCGATGCGGCGCCTGGTTCTGGCCGCCGGCGCGGCCGACCTGGACGAGCCCGAGCGGGACGCCTTCCTCACCGCCGCCGATGTGGCCGTCCAGGCCCGGCTCGCGGCGATCACTCTTCCCGGGCCTCAACAGATCACGCTGACCGAGCGCACCAGCCGGGTCCCGCTCACCTTCGAGAACCAGCTCGATCATGCGGTCACCGTGGAGGTGGCGCTGCAGAGCGAGAAGCTCGAGTTCCCGGGTGGCGACCTCCAGGTCCTCACACTGCCGCCGAAGGAGACCACCCGCTACGAGATCACCGTCGAGACCCGCTCCTCAGGTGCGTTCCCCATGGAGGTCACCATTCGCTCACCCGACCGAGGCCTGGTGCTGGGCGCCACCCGGTTCTCCGTGCGCTCGACGGCCATCTCGGGGATCGGGCTGCTGTTGTCCGCCGTGGCCGGCGCGTTCCTGCTGCTGTGGTGGGCGCGTCATTTCCGTGATGTGCGCCGGAGCCGGCGGCTGGTCTCCCCCAACCATCCCGCCTCGCGTCCGGTGAGCAGCCCCCGTTCCCCGAGTCCCACGGCGGGGTCCGCTACGCTCCCCCGATCGGTCGGCGCGGAGGGCGCCGCCAGCGGGGGAGACCATGCCCGGAGTCCAGATCGTCACTGA
- a CDS encoding DegV family protein, whose amino-acid sequence MPGVQIVTDSACDLEPEEADRHRIRVVPLSIRFGDREFIDREELSVEEFYERMAASDTLPETAAPPPGKFEQAFRDAANDGADAVVCINLSSALSATMQSAQNAAAAVADDIDVRIVDSRSITGGLGIQVVEAAKAAADGKSVDDVVAVVEDLVPRTEIYGALDTLENLKKGGRIGNARALLGSMLSFKPLIHIADGAVEEAGKPRTRKRALEALRDKLFAEGDVSHLRVCHGEAPDLEEFLELISPRYPREEITVCKIGAVIGTHGGPRIIGVCYVK is encoded by the coding sequence ATGCCCGGAGTCCAGATCGTCACTGACAGCGCCTGCGACCTCGAACCCGAGGAGGCCGACCGACACCGCATCCGAGTGGTACCGCTCTCCATACGATTCGGTGACCGGGAGTTCATCGACCGGGAGGAGCTCTCGGTCGAGGAGTTCTACGAACGGATGGCGGCGTCCGACACGTTGCCCGAGACCGCAGCGCCACCGCCGGGCAAGTTCGAGCAGGCTTTTCGGGACGCTGCCAACGACGGAGCCGACGCGGTGGTGTGCATCAACCTGTCGAGCGCGTTGTCGGCCACGATGCAGTCGGCACAGAACGCGGCGGCCGCCGTGGCCGACGACATCGACGTGCGCATCGTCGATTCGAGGTCGATCACCGGTGGCCTCGGGATCCAGGTCGTGGAAGCCGCGAAGGCTGCCGCCGACGGCAAGAGCGTCGACGACGTGGTGGCCGTCGTGGAGGATCTGGTTCCACGAACCGAGATCTACGGCGCTCTGGACACGCTTGAGAACCTCAAGAAGGGGGGGCGCATCGGCAACGCCCGAGCCCTGCTCGGTTCCATGTTGTCGTTCAAGCCGCTCATCCACATCGCCGACGGAGCGGTGGAAGAGGCCGGAAAGCCGCGGACCCGCAAGCGTGCGCTCGAGGCACTACGCGACAAGCTCTTCGCCGAAGGCGACGTGTCCCACCTGCGGGTCTGCCACGGCGAGGCCCCCGACCTCGAGGAGTTCCTGGAGCTCATCTCCCCCCGTTACCCACGCGAAGAGATCACCGTCTGCAAGATCGGCGCGGTGATCGGCACCCACGGCGGCCCTCGCATCATCGGTGTCTGCTACGTGAAGTAG
- a CDS encoding protein kinase domain-containing protein, with the protein MSGPATSPPPGPRGASDAPVPARPAAPHPGLILAGRYALRHLIAKGGMAEVWEGVDHVLERPVALKLLHAHLSSDQAFTARFRAEAIAAARLRHPSIVAIFDTCHDQGHEAIVMELIRGRTVREFLDEHGPLDPDDAIHLGTQVADALTVAHRAGVIHRDIKPANILLCDDERVMVTDFGIAKVYGGSDLTSTGTMLGTVKYLAPEQVAGRPVDPRADLYSLGVVLYECLTGRPPFTGDAAAAVALARLHQPVLPARALRPELPERLDRVLLRVLAREPDDRYPDAPAFRAALLAAGAEPRPGPAPSLAGDRTAITARLADPDPTSVSPVAGAVPTVAAAAPTPHQVPPSPARRSRRRWVLAAVLAGVAATSMAVAAVLVSRTSGDEMLLPRPGLSGRAPVTIPISSVQPFDPAGDDHENDAQANLAVDGDPSTSWRTETYQTRQFGNLKDGVGLVVALPAAARLGRLEVSSPTNGWAASVHVAATLPPDLAGWGRPVDASEGIQGDATFDLRGTSGAFVLLWITDLGDGPGRVEVEELAVIGR; encoded by the coding sequence GTGTCCGGTCCCGCCACCAGCCCGCCACCTGGCCCTCGGGGAGCCTCAGACGCGCCGGTCCCAGCGCGACCGGCCGCACCTCACCCCGGTCTGATCCTCGCGGGCCGGTACGCCCTGCGGCACCTGATCGCCAAGGGCGGGATGGCTGAGGTCTGGGAGGGCGTCGACCACGTGCTCGAGCGGCCGGTCGCCCTCAAGCTGCTGCACGCGCACCTGTCCTCCGATCAGGCCTTCACCGCCCGGTTCCGGGCCGAGGCCATCGCCGCAGCCCGGCTCCGTCACCCCTCGATCGTGGCCATCTTCGACACCTGTCACGATCAGGGCCACGAGGCGATCGTCATGGAGCTCATTCGTGGAAGGACGGTGCGCGAGTTCCTCGACGAGCACGGACCCCTCGATCCCGACGACGCGATCCACCTCGGCACACAGGTCGCGGACGCCCTCACCGTCGCCCACCGTGCCGGAGTCATCCACCGCGACATCAAGCCGGCGAACATCCTGTTGTGCGACGACGAGCGGGTCATGGTCACCGACTTCGGAATCGCCAAGGTGTACGGCGGGTCCGATCTGACCAGTACCGGCACCATGCTCGGGACCGTGAAGTACCTGGCTCCCGAACAGGTCGCTGGCCGACCCGTTGACCCTCGCGCGGATCTGTACTCGCTCGGCGTGGTGCTCTACGAGTGCCTGACCGGACGGCCACCGTTCACCGGCGACGCGGCAGCGGCGGTCGCCCTCGCCCGGCTTCACCAACCGGTGCTGCCGGCGCGGGCCCTTCGCCCTGAGCTCCCCGAGCGCCTCGACCGTGTTCTGCTGCGGGTCCTGGCGAGAGAGCCCGACGATCGCTACCCGGACGCGCCTGCGTTCCGAGCGGCCCTGCTCGCAGCCGGCGCAGAGCCGAGGCCAGGCCCCGCTCCGAGCCTCGCAGGGGACCGGACGGCCATCACGGCTCGTCTCGCGGATCCCGACCCGACCTCCGTCTCGCCGGTCGCGGGAGCGGTGCCGACGGTCGCAGCGGCAGCGCCCACACCTCACCAGGTGCCGCCATCGCCGGCACGCCGCTCACGCCGGCGATGGGTGCTGGCTGCTGTCCTGGCGGGCGTGGCTGCCACGTCCATGGCTGTGGCGGCGGTCCTCGTGTCCCGTACCAGCGGCGACGAGATGCTGCTCCCCCGCCCGGGCCTCTCTGGTCGGGCGCCGGTGACGATCCCCATCAGCTCCGTGCAACCGTTCGACCCCGCCGGTGACGATCACGAGAACGATGCACAGGCGAACCTGGCCGTCGACGGTGACCCTTCGACTTCGTGGCGCACCGAGACCTACCAGACTCGCCAGTTCGGCAACCTCAAGGACGGTGTGGGCCTGGTGGTCGCGCTCCCCGCTGCTGCCCGGCTCGGTCGTCTCGAGGTGAGCTCGCCCACCAACGGGTGGGCTGCGTCGGTGCACGTGGCCGCGACCCTCCCGCCGGATCTCGCTGGCTGGGGCCGACCGGTGGACGCGTCCGAGGGGATCCAGGGTGATGCCACATTCGATCTACGTGGCACCTCCGGTGCCTTCGTACTCCTGTGGATCACCGACCTCGGAGACGGGCCGGGCCGGGTGGAGGTCGAGGAACTGGCGGTGATCGGCCGCTGA
- a CDS encoding RNA polymerase sigma factor has translation MSAAQAGGRDALEALLRRHYDRIHALCRRLTGHDEDALDATQEALLAIVRGLDRFDGRAAFSTWSYRVATNTCLDQLRRRRRRPEPAPRDTATDDPAVPSFDQLLSDRLAIDEVLATLAPEFRAAVVLRDVLGLDYATIGEVLDIPPGTVRSRIARGRAALADQLGNLNPSVDVPTDRP, from the coding sequence GTGTCCGCCGCTCAGGCGGGTGGCCGGGACGCGCTCGAGGCCCTGCTGCGCCGGCACTACGACCGCATCCATGCCCTCTGCCGCCGTCTCACCGGCCACGACGAGGACGCGCTCGACGCCACCCAGGAAGCCCTCCTTGCGATCGTGCGGGGGCTCGACCGATTCGACGGACGGGCCGCGTTCAGCACGTGGAGCTACCGGGTGGCGACCAACACCTGCCTCGACCAGCTCCGCCGACGGAGGCGGCGCCCCGAGCCCGCTCCGCGGGACACGGCCACTGACGACCCGGCGGTCCCGAGCTTCGACCAACTCCTGAGCGACCGCCTGGCCATCGACGAGGTGCTCGCCACCCTGGCACCCGAGTTCCGGGCCGCGGTCGTCCTTCGCGACGTGCTGGGGCTCGACTACGCCACGATCGGCGAGGTGTTGGACATCCCACCGGGCACGGTACGGTCTCGCATCGCCCGGGGCCGAGCCGCGCTCGCGGATCAGCTCGGGAACCTCAATCCCTCCGTCGACGTCCCAACAGACAGACCATGA
- a CDS encoding anti-sigma factor family protein codes for MTPPHLPPDDELVSAVLDGEASAEEEAQVLADPDARERLERFRELAARLRTPVAPLEPAVRAQLIDRALAARPSHGRHEDPDPAAHGRDQALPPPGPDRHPAMLAARSALAIAAAVAVAIATFALLRWDRTASHTDVASGPQPDRTETFAEVGAEIRGGTSPRDAATPEPTASGEERTPEAAPIGEPQLGTFTNAEDLRQAVREAYGTTGSTAQTPSGTAPDRRASDLPANTATMGPSPCAPLARTTEPSLGPWVYAAGLTYRGVTAYLDVFAPGDGSPAIVVVTAVEGCRILERFTL; via the coding sequence GTGACCCCCCCACACCTTCCCCCCGACGACGAGCTCGTCTCCGCGGTCCTCGACGGTGAGGCGTCGGCGGAGGAGGAGGCCCAGGTGCTCGCAGACCCTGACGCCCGGGAACGCTTGGAGCGCTTTCGGGAGCTCGCAGCCCGCCTCCGCACCCCGGTCGCCCCATTGGAACCCGCGGTGCGAGCACAGCTCATCGACCGCGCTCTCGCAGCTCGTCCCAGCCACGGCCGCCACGAGGACCCCGACCCTGCAGCGCACGGTCGGGACCAGGCATTGCCCCCTCCGGGGCCGGACCGACACCCGGCAATGCTCGCTGCCAGGTCTGCGTTGGCCATCGCCGCCGCCGTGGCGGTGGCGATCGCCACGTTCGCTCTGCTCCGCTGGGACCGCACGGCGAGCCACACCGACGTCGCGTCCGGCCCTCAGCCGGACCGTACGGAGACCTTCGCGGAGGTGGGCGCCGAAATCCGTGGTGGGACCTCCCCACGCGACGCTGCCACCCCCGAACCAACCGCTTCCGGCGAGGAGCGCACACCGGAGGCGGCGCCGATCGGCGAGCCCCAGCTCGGGACGTTCACCAACGCGGAGGATCTCCGGCAGGCGGTCCGCGAGGCCTACGGGACCACTGGCTCGACCGCCCAGACCCCGAGCGGCACCGCACCGGATCGGCGAGCCTCCGACCTTCCGGCGAACACCGCCACGATGGGTCCGTCGCCTTGCGCACCCCTCGCCAGGACCACCGAACCCTCGCTCGGCCCATGGGTGTATGCGGCTGGCCTGACCTATCGGGGCGTAACGGCGTATCTCGACGTGTTCGCTCCCGGCGACGGCTCTCCTGCGATCGTCGTGGTCACGGCGGTGGAAGGTTGCCGCATCCTTGAGCGATTCACGCTCTGA